A region from the Vicia villosa cultivar HV-30 ecotype Madison, WI linkage group LG3, Vvil1.0, whole genome shotgun sequence genome encodes:
- the LOC131654809 gene encoding uncharacterized protein LOC131654809 produces MDTVPDQATSICPHCDRAIPAANIDLHSVHCLRNLEKCKVCGDMVPKQHAEDHYLNTHAPVACSLCSETMGRDILDIHKGEKCPQRIVTCEFCEFPLPAIDLAEHQEVCGNRTEMCYLCNKYVRLRERYIHEVDCNRLEANAAGSSRDERPTERDESAPRRQQNEFSKSRLLITIAITGIAVILGSIFYPRKVEDSNVH; encoded by the exons ATGGATACTGTGCCCGATCAAGCCACTAGTATATGCCCTCACTG TGATCGGGCTATTCCTGCTGCGAATATTGATTTGCATTCTGTTCATTGCTTAAGGAACCTTGAAAAGTGTAAGGTTTGTGGTGATATGGTGCCGAAACAACATGCTGAGGATCACTACTTAAACACCCATGCGCCG GTTGCTTGTTCATTGTGCAGTGAAACAATGGGGCGTGATATTTTAGATATCCATAAAGGTGAAAAATGCCCTCAAAGGATTGTCACCTGTGAGTTCTGTGAGTTTCCATTGCCAGCAATTGATCTGGCAGAGCATCAG GAAGTATGTGGGAATCGAACAGAGATGTGTTACCTTTGTAACAAATATGTTAGACTACGTGAAAGATACATTCATGAAGTTGATTGCAACAGACTTGAAGCCAATGCTGCAGGATCTTCAAG GGATGAGAGGCCAACTGAAAGAGATGAAAGTGCTCCAAGAAGGCAGCAGAACGAATTCTCAAAAAGCCGTCTTCTTATCACAATAGCAATAACTGGTATTGCTGTTATACTCGGATCTATTTTTTATCCGAGAAAGGTAGAGGACAGTAATGTGCATTAG